The following coding sequences are from one Trueperaceae bacterium window:
- the hisC gene encoding histidinol-phosphate transaminase yields MLVREEILRLPGYAYTGYEAEVKLDQNEAAEDLPATLKSALFDKLQTVPLHRYPDLDAKRLRRSIAAHFKWPENGVVVSGGSNTLIRCLTIAGAIGRSVVSVKPTFPIYSDQARVLGTQLFEVPLKPDFSLPLDELRVTLEQHAGVIFLANPAAPTGNKFSQGQLEELLQITSKNWIFVIDEAYHQFAGTSALPLVAQYPHVVSLRTFSKAYGLGGLRIGFALAQPELATEIRKVVMPFSVSSLQVMAAETVLELDDFFKKRVATTISERERVSEALKELNLRTYPSVTNFILFSVPNPAYVFETLLTKGVLIRRQDHIKGLEGALRVTIGSEDQNNRFLESLRIVLGEESYG; encoded by the coding sequence ATGCTAGTAAGGGAAGAAATACTCCGTCTGCCGGGTTACGCCTACACAGGATATGAAGCTGAAGTCAAGTTGGACCAAAACGAGGCTGCAGAAGACCTTCCAGCAACCCTAAAGTCTGCCCTATTCGATAAGTTACAAACGGTACCACTCCACCGTTATCCAGATTTGGATGCAAAGCGTTTACGTAGAAGCATCGCTGCCCACTTTAAATGGCCGGAAAACGGGGTGGTTGTCTCCGGTGGGTCGAATACTCTAATACGTTGTTTAACCATAGCGGGAGCAATCGGACGTTCTGTTGTCTCCGTGAAACCAACTTTTCCTATATATTCCGACCAGGCGCGAGTACTTGGCACTCAATTATTTGAGGTGCCTTTAAAACCGGACTTTAGCCTCCCTTTAGACGAATTACGAGTTACGCTAGAACAGCACGCTGGCGTCATCTTCCTTGCCAACCCTGCTGCTCCCACAGGAAACAAGTTTAGCCAAGGCCAGTTAGAAGAGTTATTACAAATTACTTCTAAGAATTGGATCTTCGTAATCGATGAAGCTTATCACCAGTTCGCTGGAACTTCAGCGCTCCCTTTGGTTGCGCAGTATCCTCACGTTGTGAGCCTCCGAACGTTTAGCAAAGCCTATGGCCTGGGTGGACTCCGGATAGGTTTCGCCCTTGCGCAACCAGAACTAGCAACTGAAATTAGGAAAGTTGTGATGCCTTTTTCGGTATCGTCTTTACAGGTAATGGCCGCTGAAACGGTTCTAGAATTAGATGATTTCTTTAAGAAACGAGTTGCAACTACTATTTCGGAAAGAGAAAGGGTCAGTGAAGCCCTCAAAGAACTTAATCTCCGCACTTACCCTTCGGTTACCAATTTTATTCTTTTTAGTGTCCCGAACCCAGCTTATGTATTTGAAACCTTGCTTACAAAGGGGGTACTAATTAGACGTCAAGACCACATTAAGGGTCTAGAAGGTGCGCTTCGTGTGACAATCGGCTCAGAAGATCAAAACAATCGTTTCCTGGAAAGTCTAAGAATAGTATTGGGGGAGGAATCCTATGGCTAG
- a CDS encoding imidazoleglycerol-phosphate dehydratase, with translation MARTATLKRETSETHIEVAIDLDSGPGGKADSGHGFLNHMLDQLTRHGRFKIDFKGKGDLDVDIHHLAEDAGISLGAAFRKALGDGVGIERFADTWAPMDESLAHVVIDLSGRPFFSFDPEGFEGTAGGFNVHHLREFLRGFAMHAGATIHVRVLSGTEAHHVCEAIVKAWARSLYYASRTTTSGVPSTKGTIEGP, from the coding sequence ATGGCTAGAACAGCTACTTTAAAACGCGAAACTAGTGAAACCCATATCGAGGTCGCTATTGATCTTGACAGTGGGCCTGGAGGCAAGGCAGATTCTGGACACGGCTTCCTTAACCACATGTTAGACCAATTAACCCGCCACGGGCGTTTCAAGATAGATTTCAAAGGCAAGGGCGATTTAGACGTAGATATCCACCATCTAGCGGAAGACGCTGGTATAAGCCTAGGAGCTGCTTTCCGCAAAGCCTTAGGAGATGGTGTCGGAATTGAACGTTTTGCCGACACCTGGGCCCCAATGGACGAAAGTCTTGCCCATGTCGTCATTGATCTTTCGGGACGACCATTTTTCTCGTTCGACCCAGAAGGTTTTGAAGGGACTGCAGGCGGTTTTAATGTACATCACTTACGTGAATTCCTCCGGGGTTTTGCAATGCACGCTGGAGCAACTATACATGTGCGGGTCCTTAGTGGTACAGAAGCTCACCATGTCTGCGAAGCAATAGTCAAAGCCTGGGCCCGGAGCCTTTATTATGCGAGCCGGACCACAACATCTGGAGTCCCCTCAACGAAAGGTACAATAGAGGGTCCTTGA
- a CDS encoding imidazole glycerol phosphate synthase subunit HisH, translated as MMKVVLIDYGAGNLHSVSKALTAAGLEPTVTSSPTVATTADALVLPGQGHFRQIMDSFNLSGFEPVVRNHLTTNKPFLGICVGLQILVESSEEAPGLPGLGLLKGTVRRFRGQQITVPQMGWNQVFKRGNPSLLENIPDGSYAYFANSYFVDFKDDSVPGATTSYGDSVFLSVLSDGNLHATQFHPEKSQDFGISVLKNFRNTIESYVNSRPF; from the coding sequence ATCATGAAGGTAGTATTGATCGATTACGGGGCTGGGAATTTGCACAGTGTTTCTAAGGCTCTAACGGCTGCTGGCCTGGAACCTACAGTCACTTCTTCACCAACGGTTGCTACAACTGCTGATGCCTTGGTATTACCGGGGCAAGGTCATTTTCGACAAATCATGGATTCCTTTAATCTTTCAGGCTTTGAACCGGTAGTACGTAACCACCTAACGACTAACAAACCCTTCTTAGGAATCTGCGTTGGACTACAAATCCTTGTTGAGTCTTCAGAAGAAGCTCCTGGTCTTCCCGGCTTGGGGTTGCTTAAAGGAACTGTTAGGAGATTTAGGGGACAACAAATAACTGTGCCCCAAATGGGGTGGAACCAGGTATTTAAGCGAGGCAATCCCAGCCTTCTAGAAAATATTCCTGATGGTAGTTACGCTTACTTCGCGAATTCATATTTCGTTGATTTTAAGGACGATTCGGTACCAGGCGCAACGACATCATATGGCGATTCGGTTTTCCTTAGTGTTTTAAGCGATGGTAATTTGCATGCTACCCAATTCCATCCAGAAAAGAGTCAGGACTTCGGTATTTCCGTATTGAAAAATTTTCGAAATACTATTGAAAGCTACGTCAACTCTAGGCCGTTTTAA